The genomic stretch ACGATCGCCGATCAACAACTGAATGAAGATCGGTTAAATTTGCAGCTTACTCGTCTGAGGCTGATGTACGACTTTGTGTCCGCTTTGAACGCAGCCCAGACAGTCCAAGAAATTTATCAAATTGCTTTAAATGGCATCTGTCCAGCCCTAAGAACTTCGCGCGCAGCACTGATCACTGCTGATGTTAACTACAGTTTGAAATATCAAGAATCTGTTGGTATTAGTGAAGACTACAAACAAGCGATCGAAGATTTTTTTGAAAGTGCCTACGATCGCTCAGAGTTAAAATCAAGAACTTTTCCGCACTGCGCCATATTTCCTAGTGATCGCATTTTACAAGCGATCTGCCATGCCGAAAATATTGGTGCATGGGCTGTATTTCCTCTAGAGTACGAAAACCGCCATTTGGGAGATATCTTCGCCTATTTTGATAGCCCTCGACAATTCAACGAAGAAGAAGTCCAATTAACGCAAACAATCGTCACTTACATTGCGATCGCCATAACGCGCAAGCAAGCAGAACAAGCCCTCAAGGAAAGCCAACAGTTTATTCAACGGATTACGGATACAACGCCTAATATTATCTATATTTACGATATTGAGGAAAGCCGCAATATTTACTGTAATCAGACCATTCACCATATTCTTGGATATACCCCTTTAGAAATTCAAGCAATGGGGGATTCCTTACTAGATATCGTTATCCATCCCGATGATTTAGAGAAGATCAAAGCGCATTACATTAGCGTTCGTTCCAAAAAATTTGAGGACTTATTTCTATTTGAATATCGGATGAAGGATGTTCATGGCAATTGGAAATGGTTCTACAGTCAAGAAACCGTGTTTCTCTGCAATCCTGATGGTACGGTTAAACAAACGATCGGAGCTGCCTCAGATATTACCAAATTAAAAGAAGTCGAAACTCGATTACAGTCATCCCTTGCGGAGAAGGAAGTTCTATTAAGAGAAGTCCATCATCGGGTGAAGAATAACTTAAGTGTAGTTGATAGTTTACTCTCAATGCAAGCAAGGTATGTCCATGATGTTGAAGCCTTGCAATGCCTTTCCGATAGTCAAAGGCGCATTCATACCATGTCGCTTATTCATGAGCAGTTATATCAGTCTCAGGATGTAGGCAAGGTTGATTTTTGTGAATATCTCCAACGTCTAGTGAGCAATCTTTATAGCTCCACTAGTTTTAATACTTCGCAAATCGAACTCAAATTAGATCTTAGTCCCACCTTATTAAATATTGACACCGCAATCTCGGTGGGTTTAATTGTGAATGAGCTACTAACCAATGCTTTTAAACATGCATTTTCGGACAATATGAAGGGATTAATTGAGGTGGCTCTCTATGAAGTTGTCGATGAAGATAAATTACATTTGATTATTCGCGATAATGGAATTGGGATGACTGACAATATTGATATTAAGTCAACTGCTTCCCTTGGACTAAGATTAGTACGCATTTTAACCCAACAACTAAGAGCAAGCCTAGATCTATCCTGTGAGACAGGGACAAGTTTTCATCTGATCTTTCATTCAAAGGCATAGAGCCTGTGAGCTAGTTTAGAAAGCACTTTGCGATATATGCGATATAAAGGATGGGTGGCGCGAAGCGCCGCCTATCCTTAACTCAATAAATCCTTTCCTTTTTAGGAATACTACATTTAGAACTAGAAAATACTGAATTCTATAGATTGACACTGCTTAAATTAATTCAAGATTATTTTCATGTTAGCCTCTAGAAAAGCCCCATAGATTGATCTAAACATGAAATATTTATCTAATGCGATCGCCAATTTTTCCTCAAGATTGGTTTCTAAATCCGCTGCTCTGATGATTTTGCTAAGTGCAATTGGTTTAGGAATCAATGCTAAGCCTAGCGAAGCTGCCGATACCGTCAATTTCCGTTTTAATATTTTTGAGGTTTCCGTCTCAGTAGACGATCTAGAGACTTTTTCCAAAACAGGAGAATTGCGTGGAGCATTAGATATGGCATCGCGCTATATTTCCGCATCTGACATGGCGACTTTTCGGCGCATTCTGACAGAGAGGGCAGATATTTCCGTAGTTTTACTGTCTCGATTTCTCTATACCTCTCAAGGCGAAAGAGCATTAGATATCTTGGGTGATTTTATCAAAACTGCGCCTAATCTATCGGGAAATCGAGCAATTCGTGCTGCTGCGGTTTTAGCAACAGTTGATAAACAGAATGGACTGTCATTGCTCAATTTCCTACGCAAATTCCCCACTTCAGACATCTACTTTGATATTCAAGCAGGACTACAAACCGTTGGGGAATTAAGTGATCTGCTACAAAATACTCAAAAGGTGGTGCAGATGGTCAATACCGAGGCAACCAAACAGGCAGCATTAACTCCAACTCCATCTCCATCAGCCCCATTACCACTCCAGTTACCTGATTTACGTAATGCGGCTGGCTCAAAATGGCAGCGATACAGCCTAACTGCACCTGCGCTCAATGGTAAATATGAAATTCCATTTTACCTATTTGTTCCCCAAATTAACAATGCCAACCTCAAGACATCCATTCCTGCAATCGTCATCTACCCCGGTTTAAGTTCTAGTCGCGAACCACTTCTCTATTTAGCAGAGCATTTAGCATCCTATGGATTTGCGGTAGTGTTAACGGTGTCACCAACAAGTAGCGCTGAGCAACTAGATAAATTAATCATTGGTGCTGCCAGCGAAATTGCACCACCAGAAAGCTTTATTGATCGCCCCCACGATATTACTGCGGTTCTAAACTTTCTAGAAAAATCGCCTAAAGTGGATAATCCCTATGTTGCCAATATCAATTGGAAAAATGTGGGCATGATTGGTCACTCCTTCGGTGGGTATGCTGCCCTCGCTTTGGTTAGTGATGCCCAAATCCAATCTGCGGATCTAGCAGAAGTCTGTCAAGGTAAATATAAATGGAATGCATCGCTGTTATTGCAATGCGTGGCACTAGGACTACCAAATCAAACCTATAAGTTGGGAGATCCAAGAATCGCCGCAGTGATTGCTGTTAATCCTGTGACTAGCCATGTTTTAGGTAAAGCTGCTCTCAGCAAAATTACCAGCCCGATCGCAATTGTCGGTAGTTCTGGAGACACCTTTGCCCCAGTTGTCTCTGAGCAAATTATCCCCTTTACATGGTTGACGACCCAAAATCGCTATTTAGTACTATTTAATAAAGCAGGACATACGGCAGTTACCGCCATCACCTCAGGCGATCGCCTGAGTCCTGAAGTCAGCAATGCTTTGGCAGGGGCAAATCCCGTTGCATCACAAGATTACCTAAAACTATTGAGTGTTGCTTTCTTTAAAACCCATCTAGTTCAAGAATCAAGCTATGCCAGTTACCTAACCCCTGAATACTTTGTAAATATTTCTGCCCCATCCGCACAGGCAAGTTTGTTGCGATCGCTCAGTATGGAGCAAATTGACGCAGCAATCACAAAATAAGTCTCTCACATAACATCAGTAATTATTCTAAATGTGCTGTCACATCAGGAATGAAGTTCTGGAGATAAATTGGTGGACGAACATATACCATTTTATTTTGCAATGGAGGTAATTCAAAAGGCTTTGGTAGTACATCCTCATAGGCAATCTTTGCCAATAAGTGATTAATACAATTGAGTCTTGCCCGACGCTTATCATCACCATCAATCACATACCAAGGCGATAGTTTGGTATCCGTTGCGTTAAACATATCATCCTTCGCTTTGGAATATTCCACCCAACGCGCTCTGGCTTCTAAATCCATTGGGCTAAACTTCCAGCGTTTACGAGGGTCTTTAATGCGATCGCTAAATCTCTTTTCCTGCTCATTATCACTCACAGAAAACCAATACTTAATCAAAATAATTCCCGATCGCTGAAGCATATTCTCAAACTCAGGACAGGAGCGCAAAAATTCGACATATTCCTCATGAGAACAATAACCCATAACATGTTCAACACCTGCACGGTTATACCAACTGCGATCGAACAGTACCATTTCTCCCGCCGCAGGCAACTCCGCAGTATAGCGCTGAAAATACCACTGAGTGCGCTCTTGATCGGAAGGCTTACCCAACGCCACAACTCGACAAATCCGTGGATTAAGTGATTGGGTAATGCTTTTAATAGCGCCCCCTTTACCCGCAGCATCTCTACCTTCAAACAGAATGACAACCTTCAAACCTTCCTGCTTAATCCATTCTTGCAGTTTGACCAGCTCTATCTGTAAACGCTGAAGTTCTTTTTCGTAGGTCTTTTTTGATAACTTCGGAAGCTGGATTAGATCATCTTCTTGTCCACCTACTTGGTCATTCTGCTCTTTAAAATTATTAGGAATACCACTTAAAGAGATAGTTGTATTTGCCTGATTCTCTTTTTTATTCGATTTATTGCGCTTACCATCTTTATCTTGCTTGGACATGGTTTTGCACTTTTGATTGGTCAACAGTTAGTATAGCAGCTAGGCAATAATGGCGGCGCTAAGCGCCGCCATTTATAAAACCAAAAAAGCTATAGCGCACGCTGCGCGTGCGCTATAGCTTTTTTGGTTTTATTTTTAATTGCGCCCAGCTACTTAACGACCAATACCAATGTATTTATAGCCCAAAGCTTCGAGAGCCTTGCCGTCAAGGAAATTACGAGCATCAATAATGACGGGATGTGCCATGAGCGTTAACATCTTGGCATAGTCAATCGTCAAGAACTCTTGCCAATCTGTCACTAATACCACTGCATCACAACCATCAGCGAGACGCTCTAGATCTGTTTCCACAATCACGTTAGAAAAACCTTGGCGTAATCCTGATTGCGAAACTAGAGGATCATAGGCTTTGACCCTCGCACCCAAGCGGCTTAATTGATCGATCAAGGTGAGTGAAGGGGCATCCCGCATATCATCGGTGTCAGGCTTAAAGGTCATTCCCAATAGACCAATGGTTTTACCTTTGAGGATTTTCAGAGCCTGTTGTAGCTTCTCTACGACGAGGGTACGCTGAAGTTCGTTGACGCGCACACATGCCTTCAGGATTTCGGTGGAATAGCCATAGTCTTCAGCTGTATAGATTAAGGCGGAGACATCCTTGCCAAAGCAAGAACCACCCCAGCCAATTCCCGCTTGTAGGAATTTGGAGCCAATCCGCGAGTCTAGTCCAATACCTTTAGCAACTTCCTTTACGTCTGCGCCAACGCGATCGCAAATATTTGCAATCTCATTGACAAAGCTAATCTTGGTAGCCAGAAAAGCATTCGCAGCATATTTAATCATTTCCGCAGAGTTTAGATCTGTGACCACCACAGGTACTGGGGGTAAGCTCTTATCCTCAGCATAGGAACGATCAATAATTGGTTTATACAGATCCTGCATCAGTTGAAGAGCGCGATCGCTACCACTACCAACCACAATGCGATCGGGATTAAAGGTATCGTAAACCGCTACACCTTCTCGCAAAAATTCAGGATTGCTCACTACATCAAACTGGATTTTGTCGCTACTACTCTTTCCACCCATCCCATCAAGGACAATCATCCGAACCCAGTCACCAGAGCCAATGGGTACAGTTGACTTGTTGACAATGACCCGATATCCCTCAGTGAGACTTTCGCCAATACTGCGAGCCACAGCTTCAACATAGCGCATATCACTGCGACCATCAGGAAGTGAAGGTGTCCCCACGGCAATGAACAAAATTTCGCCATGATTAACCCCTGCGGCAATATCCGTTGTGAATTCAATTTTGCCCTGACGAATTGACTCAGATATCACTTCAGGTAGCCCTGGCTCATGAATCGGTGATTGCCCCGATTTCATCAGTTTGACTTTCTCTTCGTTATTATCCACGCAAACTACGTCATGACCAATGTAGGCAAGACAAGCACCTGTTACCAATCCTACATAACCAGTTCCAATTACACAAACACGCATGAATTTTTCTTACCTAATTTAACTTGATGATCTCAATCTGGAAAGTGATGTTTTGTAAGTGTTTTGCACTGCCAAAAACTTGTCAAAAACTATTGATTTAGGAATAGTTGATTTAGTTGACATTTCACAACGTCTATTTAACCGATAAGTGATCGCGGAAATAGGCGATTGTTTTTGCTAAGCCTTCTTCTAATGGAACGGTTGGCTCCCATCCTAAATGGAACTTAGCGCGTGAAATGTCAGGCTGACGACGTTGGGGATCATCTTGAGGTAAGGGTTTGAATACCAGTTCAGCCGTGGGATCAATTAGCCGTTGAATTGTCTGCGCCAATTGTAGAATGGTGTACTCCCCAGGATTACCGAGATTTACAGGGCCAATGTAGTTGCCATTATTGAGACGGATTAATCCTTCAACGAGATCGGATACATAGCAGAAACTACGGGTCTGAGAGCCATCTCCGTAGATCGTAAGCGGAATTCCCTTAAGGGCTTGCACAATAAAATTACTGACTACCCGTCCATCATTCTCTAACATTCTGACTCCGTGGGTATTGAAAATACGAGCAACTCTGACTTCAACACCAAATTGACGATGGTAATCAAAGGTCAGAGTTTCGGAGATTCGCTTTCCTTCGTCATAACAACTGCGAATCCCCGTGCAATTAACATTGCCCCAATAGTCTTCGGTTTGCGGATGAATTAAAGGATCGCCGTACACTTCCGATGTTGAGGCAAGGAGAACTCTTGCTTTACATCGCTTAGCTAATTCCAAAACATTAAAAGTTCCCAAAAAATTGGTTTGGGCAGTTTTAATGGGATCGGCTTGATAATGTACAGGTGAAGCTGGACAGGCAAGATGATAGATCTGATCGACCTGCTCAATATCAATGGGATTGATAACATCATGCTCAATGAATTGAAAGTTAGGGTGTTCTAGCCAGTGGGCATTATTGACTTTACGCCCCGTATAGAGATTATCAAGGGATATAACTGAGTTCCCCGCCTCAATCAGACGATCAACTAAATGTGACCCAATAAAGCCCGCACCGCCAGTAACCAATATCTTCATGTTTCTATTCTAAAAATTTCTAAAAAGATTGTTTATAAGTGAGAAAGGAGTCACGATATTACCAAGAAACCTAGTAGCTGAGCTAAGAATGCTGGAACCGAAAGATGGACGGATCACGATCACATCGCGATCGCGTAGTCCAGGATTAAATTCTTCACTCAAAGGTTGATTTAAATCAGCTACAAGGTTGCGACGCATAATCGAACCATCAGGATTAACCCGATAAAGCTCAACTGCACGCCAATCTGCATCATTGGTTAATCCGCCAGCAAAGGAGATCGCTTCGGTAAAAGAACTATTAGGACGTAGTTGCAGCGGTCCTGGACGAACTGCTTCTCCAACAACTTGTACCGTAATGACGGTAGGCGAGAAAGTCGCTTTAGCTACTTGTAGGTATTCGGTAGGATTAGTTTTTTCGAGTCGAGGTACAGTAATGAGATCTCCATCGGTAAGGGTAATATCTTGACTGAGATCGGCTTTAGTAATGAGATCTAATAGATTTGCCTTGACGATTGTGCGCTGTCCTTTATCATTCAAACGAGAAATTTGGACATTACGAATATCGGCAATTTCCGTCACGCCATTGGCTGCTTGTAATGCACGGCTGAGGTTAACTGGGCCTCCATTGGACGCATTTCCTGCGGCAGTAGTTGCGCCCGTTAGCCCTGTAGATAAAGTGCCATTACGCGAATATACTAAGGTTTGCGTACCGACACGATTAACTTCTCCCACGATCGCAACTTGAATAGTAAAGGTATCTGGAGAGAAGGTGGAGTTACTGACGAGTCTTGTCTGAGATGCACTTGCTAGAGGTAATGGGGGGACAAGGATTGAATCACCATCAAGAATACGAATATCTTGGCTGATATCACCCTTCTCAAGGAGGTTTTGGAGATTAACTTTGATAATACGACGACCTAACGTCCCATCACGGCGGGAAATTTGAATATTACTGATGTCGGCTCTTGAAGTAATTCCTGATGCAGATTCTATCGCTCTAGTCAATGTTGCTGCATTGACATTGTTACCGACGGCTCCAGCACCAACGTAGTTTAAAAATCTTGGGCCTGGACGGTTGACTTCTCCCACTACAGCAATGTTGAGCGCACGGGGAGACAGCAAGGAGATGTTAACAATGTTACGGACTAGGAAAGGATTGAGCTTTGCTTTTAGTAAGGCATTCGCTTCCTCTAAACTCAATCCTTCTAATTTAACTGCTCCAATTAGAGAAATATTAATCGTTCCATCGGGGGCGATTGTTTGGCTGCCTGATAACTCTGGCACATTAAAAACTTCAATCTTAATATTATCGCCTGCGCCCAGAGTGTAGCGAAATGTATCTTGGGATTCGCTGACATTTAAGGAAGGCGCACCACTATTATTAACTGGATTAACTGTTGATAACGGTCTTAGGTTAGATTTTGTAGGATCTGGAGATGTTGTAGATGCAGGGGCAGTTTTTTCAATTGTGGTGGTCTGTGCCCAGCTAGGAAGAGGAGAATAGGCAATCAATACCAATAGAATTAATTTACCAAACTTGTTTATACGCATAAAAGTACTCCTTAACCTAACCATCTAATCATTAGAAACTGAATACCTGTCATAATAATGGAGGCGGTTTTTAAAATCTTTGGCTGCCATTGTATCAGTACGTTCAATAGTTTATCCCAGTAATTTCTCCGAAATCTAATGCGATCGCCACAGGTTATTTATCTAGATGCAGTCGGTACTCTATTTGGTGTTAAAGGTAGTGTTGGCGAACAATATGCAAAAGTTGCGGCAGATTTTGACGTTAGGTTAGACGCAGACCTGATTAACCGTTCTTTTTATCAAAGTTTCCAATCAGCACCAAGGATTGCCTTTCCTGGTTTGCCCCAATCAGATATCCCGATCGCAGAATATCAATGGTGGCGATCGCTAGCCGAGCAAACCTTTAGTCAAACAGAGGACTTGATCAAGTTTGCTAACTTTGAAGCTTTTTTCAAACAGCTCTATGCTTACTTTGCCACTGCTGCGCCTTGGTTTATATATGAAGATGTGCGACTTGCCTTAGATGCATGGCGACAACAGGGGATTACCATCGGTGTGCTATCAAATTTTGATAGTCGAGTCTATAAAGTAATTGCAGCCCTAGGACTTGAGCATTATTTCGAGTCGATCACCATATCAACGGAGAGTGGTGCAGCAAAGCCTGAGTCAATTATTTTTGAAGCAGCTTTAGCAAAGCACCAACTTGAGCGATCGCCTGATCTGGCTTGGCATATTGGCGATAGCTTTAGTGAAGATTATGAGGGGGCAACTGCGATAGGCATCACGGCATTTTGGCTGAATCGGGATCAAAGCCCTGCCAAAAATCTTGCTCAACAAGCAGCAAGATCAATTCATCGGTTAACTGACCTAAGTAGCTGGGTGCAATTAGATAAACAAAACCAAAACCTGTAGCGCAGGCGCAGCGCGTGCTACAGGTTTTGTTGTTCACAAAAAAACAAAAAAGGTAAGAGGAAAACGGTAAAAATAGCCGCCAATTACCAGTCGCCAATCACCAATTACCAATTACCCCACAAATGTTCACAGGCTTAGTTCAAACCATTGGCATCATTGAGCAACGCGATCACGATCACCTTGTGATTCATTGTCCTGATCTGGTCAGCAAGATTGCGATCGGCGATAGCATTGCCGTAAATGGGGTATGTCTGACCGCAACCCATATTTCGGATACTAATTTCGTGGCGGATGTATCTCCTGAAACCTTGGGGCGGACAAATTTAGGCGATCGCAAATTAAAGTATGTCAATTTAGAAATGGCTCTAGCTGTAGGCGATCGCATTGGTGGGCATTTTGTCTCAGGTCATATCGATGGGATGGGAAAATTATGCGATCGCTATCTAGTCGGCAATTCTTGGGAACTGAGCTTTGAGGCAATTCCTGAAGTGGCGCGTTACATTGTCTTTAAAGGCAGTATTGCGATTAATGGGATCAGCCTCACAGTATCCAATTGCAATGAATCAGGTACAAATTTTCGAGTTGCGGTTATCCCTCATACCTATGACAACACCACATTGAAATATCTCGATCTGGGTAGCTCTGTACATTTAGAAGGTGATGTTTTAGGTAAATATGTTGAGAAATTTCTCAGATCGGGGCATCTAGCGCCCAGTAGTCTAGCGCATCCCGAAATAACTCCAGAATTTCTTGCTGAGCATGGCTGGTAAGAAATCTAAAAGAGAGTGGCGGTGCAATTCTCTTTTAGATGACGTTTTAAAAAACTGTATTATTTGCGTTCCTTAAAATGAAATAATGCTGTTTGTAAACTTCTTTACAATTGCTTAATACTCTTAGGAATATTTTTACAGAGATCATGGAACGTACTTTTTTGGCAGTCAAGCCCGATGGCGTACAACGTCACCTAATCGGAGAAATTATTCGTCGTTATGAAACCAAAGGTTTCAAGCTAGTTGGGCTAAAATTGCTACAACCCACCCGCGAACTAGCCGAAAGCCACTACGCAGTCCATAAAGAAAGACCATTTTTTGCAGGTCTAGTGGACTTTATTACCTCAGGACCTGTGGTCGCGATGGTATGGGAAGGTGATGGTGTAGTTGCTTCAGCTCGCAAAATTATTGGCGCAACCAATCCCCTTACTGCTGAACCAGGGACAATTCGTGGGGACTTCGGTGTAAATATTGGACGCAATATTATTCACGGTTCTGATGCGATCGAAACTGCTCAAACCGAGATTGCACTTTGGTTTAAGCCTGAAGAATTAGTCGAATGGCAGCCTAACTTAACCGCTTGGGTTTACGAATAATAAAAAAAGGGAGGTGCTAAGCACCTCCCTTTTTTTGGATCGGTATTTGGATCGGTAATCTCGACCTCTATCTAAAGTAATGTTGACAAAACTTTACAATTTGATATATTTGTAAATGTGAGCGCAAGCTTACATAAAAAATAAGTTTTAAACCAAAGCACAAAAATGACAACAGCAGTACAAAGACGTGAAAGCGCGTCACTGTGGGATCAGTTTTGCAATTGGGTCACCAGCACCGAAAACCGCCTCTATGTAGGTTGGTTCGGCGTAATCATGATCCCTTGCTTACTCGCAGCGACCATTTGCTTCGTAATCGCCTTCATCGCAGCACCACCCGTTGACATCGACGGTATCCGTGAACCAGTAGCAGGCAGCTTGCTATTCGGTAACAACATGATTTCTGGCGCAGTTGTACCTTCCTCCAACGCAATTGGCCTGCACTTTTACCCCATTTGGGAAGCAGATAGCCTTGACGAATGGCTATACAACGGTGGTCCTTACCAATTGGTAATTTTCCACTTCTTGCTCGGAATTTTCTGCTACATGGGACGTGAATGGGAATTGTCTTACCGTCTCGGTATGCGTCCTTGGATCGCAGTAGCATACTCCGCACCCGTAGCAGCAGCAACCGCAGTATTCTTGATCTACCCAATCGGACAAGGATCATTCTCTGACGGTATGCCTTTGGGTATCTCTGGTACTTTCAACTTCATGATCGTATTCCAAGCAGAGCACAACATCTTGATGCATCCTTTCCACATGTTGGGAGTAGCAGGTGTATTCGGCGGTTCCTTGTTCAGTGCAATGCACGGTTCCTTGGTAACCTCCAGCTTGATTCGTGAAACCACCGAAAACGAAAGCCAAAACGCTGGTTACAAGTTCGGACAAGAAGAAGAAACCTACAACATCGTTGCAGCCCACGGCTACTTCGGTCGCTTGATTTTCCAATACGCTTCCTTCAACAACAGCCGTCAATTGCACTTCTTCTTGGCACTATGGCCAGTAGTCGGCATTTGGTTCACCGCATTGGGTGTAAGCACAATGGCATTCAACTTGAATGGCTTCAACTTCAACCAATCAATCGCAGACAGCCAAGGTCGTGTAGTACCTAGCTGGGCAGATGTAATCAACCGCGCTAACTTGGGTATGGAAGTAATGCACGAGCGCAATGCTCACAACTTCCCTCTCGATTTGGCTGCTGTTGATGTTGCTCCTGTTGCTATGAGCGCTCCTGCTATCAACGGTTAATCTTTAACCTAGTCATCTCTAAACAAAAAAGCCTCTCC from Pseudanabaena sp. Chao 1811 encodes the following:
- a CDS encoding sensor histidine kinase; protein product: MSRIRTELKDVNLQLVQTIADQQLNEDRLNLQLTRLRLMYDFVSALNAAQTVQEIYQIALNGICPALRTSRAALITADVNYSLKYQESVGISEDYKQAIEDFFESAYDRSELKSRTFPHCAIFPSDRILQAICHAENIGAWAVFPLEYENRHLGDIFAYFDSPRQFNEEEVQLTQTIVTYIAIAITRKQAEQALKESQQFIQRITDTTPNIIYIYDIEESRNIYCNQTIHHILGYTPLEIQAMGDSLLDIVIHPDDLEKIKAHYISVRSKKFEDLFLFEYRMKDVHGNWKWFYSQETVFLCNPDGTVKQTIGAASDITKLKEVETRLQSSLAEKEVLLREVHHRVKNNLSVVDSLLSMQARYVHDVEALQCLSDSQRRIHTMSLIHEQLYQSQDVGKVDFCEYLQRLVSNLYSSTSFNTSQIELKLDLSPTLLNIDTAISVGLIVNELLTNAFKHAFSDNMKGLIEVALYEVVDEDKLHLIIRDNGIGMTDNIDIKSTASLGLRLVRILTQQLRASLDLSCETGTSFHLIFHSKA
- a CDS encoding alpha/beta hydrolase, with translation MKYLSNAIANFSSRLVSKSAALMILLSAIGLGINAKPSEAADTVNFRFNIFEVSVSVDDLETFSKTGELRGALDMASRYISASDMATFRRILTERADISVVLLSRFLYTSQGERALDILGDFIKTAPNLSGNRAIRAAAVLATVDKQNGLSLLNFLRKFPTSDIYFDIQAGLQTVGELSDLLQNTQKVVQMVNTEATKQAALTPTPSPSAPLPLQLPDLRNAAGSKWQRYSLTAPALNGKYEIPFYLFVPQINNANLKTSIPAIVIYPGLSSSREPLLYLAEHLASYGFAVVLTVSPTSSAEQLDKLIIGAASEIAPPESFIDRPHDITAVLNFLEKSPKVDNPYVANINWKNVGMIGHSFGGYAALALVSDAQIQSADLAEVCQGKYKWNASLLLQCVALGLPNQTYKLGDPRIAAVIAVNPVTSHVLGKAALSKITSPIAIVGSSGDTFAPVVSEQIIPFTWLTTQNRYLVLFNKAGHTAVTAITSGDRLSPEVSNALAGANPVASQDYLKLLSVAFFKTHLVQESSYASYLTPEYFVNISAPSAQASLLRSLSMEQIDAAITK
- the ppk2 gene encoding polyphosphate kinase 2 — encoded protein: MSKQDKDGKRNKSNKKENQANTTISLSGIPNNFKEQNDQVGGQEDDLIQLPKLSKKTYEKELQRLQIELVKLQEWIKQEGLKVVILFEGRDAAGKGGAIKSITQSLNPRICRVVALGKPSDQERTQWYFQRYTAELPAAGEMVLFDRSWYNRAGVEHVMGYCSHEEYVEFLRSCPEFENMLQRSGIILIKYWFSVSDNEQEKRFSDRIKDPRKRWKFSPMDLEARARWVEYSKAKDDMFNATDTKLSPWYVIDGDDKRRARLNCINHLLAKIAYEDVLPKPFELPPLQNKMVYVRPPIYLQNFIPDVTAHLE
- a CDS encoding UDP-glucose dehydrogenase family protein → MRVCVIGTGYVGLVTGACLAYIGHDVVCVDNNEEKVKLMKSGQSPIHEPGLPEVISESIRQGKIEFTTDIAAGVNHGEILFIAVGTPSLPDGRSDMRYVEAVARSIGESLTEGYRVIVNKSTVPIGSGDWVRMIVLDGMGGKSSSDKIQFDVVSNPEFLREGVAVYDTFNPDRIVVGSGSDRALQLMQDLYKPIIDRSYAEDKSLPPVPVVVTDLNSAEMIKYAANAFLATKISFVNEIANICDRVGADVKEVAKGIGLDSRIGSKFLQAGIGWGGSCFGKDVSALIYTAEDYGYSTEILKACVRVNELQRTLVVEKLQQALKILKGKTIGLLGMTFKPDTDDMRDAPSLTLIDQLSRLGARVKAYDPLVSQSGLRQGFSNVIVETDLERLADGCDAVVLVTDWQEFLTIDYAKMLTLMAHPVIIDARNFLDGKALEALGYKYIGIGR
- a CDS encoding UDP-glucuronic acid decarboxylase family protein, with product MKILVTGGAGFIGSHLVDRLIEAGNSVISLDNLYTGRKVNNAHWLEHPNFQFIEHDVINPIDIEQVDQIYHLACPASPVHYQADPIKTAQTNFLGTFNVLELAKRCKARVLLASTSEVYGDPLIHPQTEDYWGNVNCTGIRSCYDEGKRISETLTFDYHRQFGVEVRVARIFNTHGVRMLENDGRVVSNFIVQALKGIPLTIYGDGSQTRSFCYVSDLVEGLIRLNNGNYIGPVNLGNPGEYTILQLAQTIQRLIDPTAELVFKPLPQDDPQRRQPDISRAKFHLGWEPTVPLEEGLAKTIAYFRDHLSVK
- a CDS encoding polysaccharide biosynthesis/export family protein produces the protein MRINKFGKLILLVLIAYSPLPSWAQTTTIEKTAPASTTSPDPTKSNLRPLSTVNPVNNSGAPSLNVSESQDTFRYTLGAGDNIKIEVFNVPELSGSQTIAPDGTINISLIGAVKLEGLSLEEANALLKAKLNPFLVRNIVNISLLSPRALNIAVVGEVNRPGPRFLNYVGAGAVGNNVNAATLTRAIESASGITSRADISNIQISRRDGTLGRRIIKVNLQNLLEKGDISQDIRILDGDSILVPPLPLASASQTRLVSNSTFSPDTFTIQVAIVGEVNRVGTQTLVYSRNGTLSTGLTGATTAAGNASNGGPVNLSRALQAANGVTEIADIRNVQISRLNDKGQRTIVKANLLDLITKADLSQDITLTDGDLITVPRLEKTNPTEYLQVAKATFSPTVITVQVVGEAVRPGPLQLRPNSSFTEAISFAGGLTNDADWRAVELYRVNPDGSIMRRNLVADLNQPLSEEFNPGLRDRDVIVIRPSFGSSILSSATRFLGNIVTPFSLINNLFRNF
- a CDS encoding HAD-IA family hydrolase encodes the protein MRSPQVIYLDAVGTLFGVKGSVGEQYAKVAADFDVRLDADLINRSFYQSFQSAPRIAFPGLPQSDIPIAEYQWWRSLAEQTFSQTEDLIKFANFEAFFKQLYAYFATAAPWFIYEDVRLALDAWRQQGITIGVLSNFDSRVYKVIAALGLEHYFESITISTESGAAKPESIIFEAALAKHQLERSPDLAWHIGDSFSEDYEGATAIGITAFWLNRDQSPAKNLAQQAARSIHRLTDLSSWVQLDKQNQNL
- a CDS encoding riboflavin synthase encodes the protein MFTGLVQTIGIIEQRDHDHLVIHCPDLVSKIAIGDSIAVNGVCLTATHISDTNFVADVSPETLGRTNLGDRKLKYVNLEMALAVGDRIGGHFVSGHIDGMGKLCDRYLVGNSWELSFEAIPEVARYIVFKGSIAINGISLTVSNCNESGTNFRVAVIPHTYDNTTLKYLDLGSSVHLEGDVLGKYVEKFLRSGHLAPSSLAHPEITPEFLAEHGW
- the ndk gene encoding nucleoside-diphosphate kinase; translation: MERTFLAVKPDGVQRHLIGEIIRRYETKGFKLVGLKLLQPTRELAESHYAVHKERPFFAGLVDFITSGPVVAMVWEGDGVVASARKIIGATNPLTAEPGTIRGDFGVNIGRNIIHGSDAIETAQTEIALWFKPEELVEWQPNLTAWVYE